In Levilactobacillus brevis, a single genomic region encodes these proteins:
- a CDS encoding site-specific DNA-methyltransferase, with amino-acid sequence MISSLMFIWLRSTLPQFASYLSSFQTDPNKNDIVLDFFSGSGTTASATMKMHRRFIGIEQMDYVNTITVPRLQKVIEGEQGGISKDVDWHGGGSFVYAELMEKNQGFLRDLQKATNVDELNKVYQRMKKGADLDFRVDLAKYESDPGRKNLSFDDQKKLLIKMLDKNQLYYNEANIDDADVRDLVSDTDYKFNKSFYGKESE; translated from the coding sequence ATGATAAGCTCGCTCATGTTTATCTGGCTACGGTCTACATTGCCTCAATTTGCATCTTACTTAAGTAGTTTTCAGACGGACCCTAATAAAAATGATATTGTTTTGGATTTCTTTTCTGGATCGGGTACTACGGCTTCAGCAACTATGAAAATGCATCGACGGTTTATAGGAATTGAACAGATGGATTACGTTAATACTATTACCGTTCCCAGATTACAAAAGGTAATTGAAGGAGAACAAGGTGGTATTTCAAAAGATGTTGATTGGCATGGTGGTGGATCTTTTGTTTATGCTGAATTAATGGAGAAAAATCAAGGATTCCTGCGAGATTTACAAAAAGCTACAAACGTTGACGAACTGAATAAAGTTTATCAACGAATGAAAAAAGGGGCGGATCTTGACTTTCGGGTTGATCTTGCAAAATACGAAAGTGATCCTGGTCGTAAAAACTTATCCTTTGACGATCAAAAAAAGCTTTTAATTAAGATGCTGGATAAAAACCAACTTTACTACAACGAAGCAAATATTGATGATGCTGATGTTCGTGACTTAGTCTCAGACACCGACTATAAGTTCAATAAGAGCTTCTATGGGAAGGAGTCAGAATAA
- a CDS encoding IS5-like element ISLpl3 family transposase (programmed frameshift) translates to MTTPKRYELEDAQWDRIKGYFPPYRTGRPSSLDNRTALNAILWLMRSGAPWRDLPERYGSWKTVYSRFRAWVSSGLFEQVFLELIDDPDMENLSLDSTIVRAHQKATGGKKNAECMVENQAIGLSRGGRTTKIHALVDGLGNPLGFRLTGGQVHDSQVASELLEGFDISQSNIIADKTYGTAKLRQYIEDKAGVYTIPPKENTKDKWTCDYHVYCERHLIENFFNQLKNFRRIATRYDKLAHVYLATVYIASICILLK, encoded by the exons ATGACAACACCTAAACGATACGAACTGGAAGATGCTCAGTGGGACCGAATCAAAGGATACTTCCCGCCATACCGGACTGGCCGTCCATCAAGCCTAGACAACCGTACCGCCCTCAACGCTATCCTCTGGCTCATGCGCAGCGGGGCTCCTTGGCGTGATCTACCTGAACGCTATGGCTCTTGGAAAACGGTGTATAGTCGCTTCCGAGCCTGGGTAAGTTCAGGCTTGTTCGAACAGGTTTTTCTCGAATTGATTGACGATCCCGACATGGAAAACTTGAGCTTAGATTCAACGATCGTTCGAGCGCATCAAAAGGCCACTGGGG GCAAAAAAAACGCCGAATGTATGGTCGAAAATCAAGCTATTGGACTAAGTCGAGGTGGCCGAACGACCAAGATTCACGCACTCGTTGACGGATTAGGGAATCCCTTGGGTTTTCGCCTAACAGGTGGTCAAGTACATGATAGCCAAGTTGCCAGTGAGTTGCTGGAAGGCTTCGATATTTCTCAATCAAATATTATCGCGGACAAAACCTATGGCACCGCGAAACTTCGCCAGTATATTGAAGATAAAGCAGGCGTCTATACCATTCCGCCAAAGGAAAATACCAAAGACAAGTGGACCTGTGATTACCACGTTTATTGTGAGCGCCATTTGATTGAGAACTTCTTTAATCAGTTGAAGAACTTTCGTAGGATTGCAACGCGTTATGATAAGCTCGCTCATGTTTATCTGGCTACGGTCTACATTGCCTCAATTTGCATCTTACTTAAGTAG
- a CDS encoding site-specific DNA-methyltransferase, producing the protein MKQVKNVLRQFGTKYITEGGALKRSTVISDLDKYDHDLMTALLSNQLIHDEYTEIIANTEVFKLNQFINMFEYKEFWEDSFTKYANRIGLASDNKFISDSSDVVLNFPYKDTVLKAGMDKEDADPDVGADEPFLNETLAHSEISELFEPKILINAKKYDRDGVKLADEFNEDDNLIIKGNNLIALYSLKKKYAGKISLIYLDPSYNTGSDSFIYNDRFNHSTWLTFMKSRLEIAHDLLSDNGSIFIEIDSFEDSYLKVLMDEIFGRDNFRNKINWKRRGGSANPAKQLNNVVEYILWYSKNVELMQYNPVFTKNNSNTQKYIKERFTNVDANGRKFMKSPIQSPNYRPNLIYDYKGYKTPKKGYSVSKKVLEQWDKEGRLAFPDSKDKNINRKIFLDEYKGQPINSLWDDIYVINPMSKERISDFSSGQKPEELIQRIITMVTRDCLKT; encoded by the coding sequence ATGAAGCAAGTAAAAAATGTTTTACGCCAATTTGGTACAAAATATATAACAGAGGGTGGGGCATTAAAACGAAGTACCGTAATTAGTGACCTTGATAAATATGATCATGACTTAATGACGGCGTTACTTTCAAATCAGTTAATTCATGATGAATATACGGAAATAATTGCTAATACTGAAGTCTTTAAACTTAATCAATTTATTAATATGTTTGAGTACAAAGAATTCTGGGAAGATAGCTTTACAAAGTATGCAAATAGAATAGGCCTTGCAAGTGATAATAAGTTTATTTCTGATTCTTCAGATGTTGTACTCAATTTTCCATATAAGGATACAGTATTAAAAGCCGGTATGGACAAAGAAGATGCTGATCCTGATGTGGGAGCTGATGAGCCGTTTCTTAATGAAACGCTAGCGCATTCTGAAATTAGCGAATTATTTGAACCTAAAATTCTGATTAATGCTAAAAAGTATGACAGAGATGGTGTTAAATTAGCTGATGAATTTAATGAGGATGATAACTTAATTATCAAAGGAAACAACTTAATAGCCTTATACTCATTAAAGAAAAAATATGCAGGAAAGATTAGCTTAATTTATTTAGATCCATCTTATAATACGGGATCCGATTCATTCATATACAATGATCGTTTTAACCATTCAACATGGCTTACTTTTATGAAGAGCCGATTAGAAATTGCACATGATTTATTAAGTGATAATGGAAGTATATTTATTGAAATTGACTCATTTGAAGACTCATACTTAAAAGTATTAATGGATGAAATATTTGGTAGAGACAATTTTAGAAACAAAATTAATTGGAAGCGAAGAGGTGGAAGTGCCAATCCTGCAAAACAACTCAACAATGTTGTGGAATATATATTGTGGTATTCAAAAAATGTTGAACTTATGCAATATAATCCTGTATTTACAAAAAATAATTCAAATACTCAAAAGTATATTAAGGAACGTTTCACTAATGTTGATGCTAATGGTCGTAAATTTATGAAGTCCCCAATACAAAGTCCTAATTATCGTCCAAACTTAATTTATGATTATAAAGGATATAAGACTCCTAAAAAAGGATACTCAGTATCGAAAAAAGTACTTGAACAATGGGATAAGGAGGGACGCTTAGCATTTCCGGACTCTAAGGATAAAAATATAAATCGAAAGATATTTTTAGACGAGTATAAGGGGCAGCCTATAAACTCTCTTTGGGATGATATATATGTGATTAATCCTATGTCTAAGGAAAGAATTTCAGATTTTTCAAGTGGCCAAAAGCCAGAGGAATTAATCCAAAGAATTATTACTATGGTTACTAGGGACTGTCTGAAAACTTAA
- a CDS encoding IS30 family transposase has protein sequence MSSYKHLTLKDRECILLGVTLNDSYQVIAEKIGCSKATVSREVTRNGGRDAYSAVKAQESYQRRRLKSRRPRLLTDLKLRDFVLRCIVQYQWSPEQISGRLLHENSGWRISYNTIYRGIERDNLGIKRKSRGARGFARKLRHRGKTRKVKGTINERRGRFNDVPSVHERPVSCDNRSWFGHWEGDTVRGKTGRSALVTLVDRKSRYLLSQRVSKVNAKNVTQAMIDLLHTVTPKRVRTLTPDRGTEFARYREVSQELGIPVYFPDPHAPQQRGTNENTNGLIREYFPKGTDLDQLTDQDICQFIETLNNRPRKVLGWKSPSEIFFGIKLRLT, from the coding sequence ATGAGTTCGTACAAACATCTTACCTTAAAAGACCGAGAATGCATACTGTTAGGCGTCACTTTAAACGATAGCTATCAAGTTATTGCGGAGAAAATTGGCTGTTCTAAAGCCACTGTATCACGTGAAGTTACACGCAATGGCGGTCGTGATGCATACTCAGCTGTCAAAGCACAAGAGAGCTACCAAAGGCGCCGACTGAAGAGCCGCCGTCCTAGACTCCTAACTGACCTGAAATTACGAGATTTTGTCCTTCGCTGCATCGTTCAATACCAATGGTCTCCCGAACAAATCTCAGGGCGTTTACTTCACGAAAATAGTGGATGGCGAATTAGTTACAACACCATTTATCGCGGAATTGAACGTGATAATTTGGGAATTAAACGTAAGAGTCGTGGCGCTCGTGGTTTTGCCCGTAAACTCCGCCATCGTGGCAAAACTCGCAAGGTCAAAGGAACAATCAATGAACGACGGGGGCGGTTTAATGATGTTCCTTCAGTCCATGAGCGGCCAGTGTCGTGTGATAACCGGAGCTGGTTTGGCCATTGGGAAGGTGACACCGTTCGAGGTAAGACTGGACGTTCAGCTTTAGTTACGTTGGTGGACCGTAAATCACGTTACTTACTATCTCAACGAGTTTCCAAAGTAAACGCCAAGAACGTTACACAAGCTATGATTGACTTATTGCATACTGTGACGCCCAAACGAGTTCGTACGCTTACGCCGGATCGTGGGACTGAATTCGCAAGATATCGTGAAGTTAGTCAAGAGCTAGGTATTCCGGTCTATTTTCCAGATCCACACGCACCACAGCAACGGGGAACTAACGAGAATACAAATGGTCTTATTCGTGAGTATTTCCCAAAAGGAACTGATTTAGATCAACTCACTGACCAAGATATCTGTCAGTTCATTGAAACATTAAATAACCGACCACGTAAGGTCTTAGGCTGGAAGAGTCCATCAGAAATTTTCTTTGGAATAAAGTTGCGCTTGACTTGA
- the guaA gene encoding glutamine-hydrolyzing GMP synthase has product MSKFDKIIVLDFGSQYNQLITRRIRDMGVYSELKAHTMSAVEIKAWGAKGIIFSGGPNSVYDSSAFNVDPEIYKLGIPILGICYGMQLMAYDLDGGKVEAADNREYGRAEITVLSDDAKLFAGTPKQQTVWMSHGDLVTQVPDGFERVATSENCPISAMQDVDRNFYGIQLHAEVRNTEYGNEILKHFAFDVCHAEANWSMDDFIDLQIEHIRETVGDKRVLLGLSGGVDSSVVGVLLHKAIGTQLTSIFVDHGLLRKGEAQQVMDSLEGKFGLNIVKVDAQDRFLSKLAGVTEPEKKRKIIGNEFIQVFNDEAQKLDGIDFLAQGTLYTDVIESGTDTAQTIKSHHNVGGLPEDMHFQLIEPLRSLFKDEARELGEKLGMPSALVWRQPFPGPGLGIRVLGEITPEKLQIVRDSDLILREEIKKAGLDRDIWQYFTVLPNIKSVGVMGDGRTYDYAVGIRAVTSIDGMTADFARIPWDVLQAISVRIVNEVDHVNRILYDVTSKPPSTIEWE; this is encoded by the coding sequence ATGTCCAAATTCGATAAGATTATCGTCTTGGACTTCGGAAGTCAATACAATCAATTGATTACGCGCCGGATTCGTGACATGGGCGTTTACTCCGAACTGAAGGCCCATACGATGAGTGCGGTCGAGATTAAAGCTTGGGGCGCCAAGGGAATCATCTTCTCTGGTGGACCGAATAGTGTGTACGATAGTAGTGCCTTTAACGTCGATCCTGAGATTTATAAGTTGGGCATTCCCATCTTGGGAATCTGCTACGGCATGCAACTGATGGCCTACGACTTGGATGGCGGGAAAGTTGAAGCCGCCGACAACCGGGAATACGGGCGGGCGGAAATCACCGTGTTAAGTGATGATGCCAAGCTATTTGCGGGTACGCCTAAGCAACAAACGGTGTGGATGAGCCACGGCGACTTGGTGACCCAAGTGCCGGATGGCTTCGAACGGGTGGCAACGAGTGAAAACTGCCCGATTTCTGCCATGCAAGACGTTGACCGGAACTTCTACGGCATTCAATTGCACGCAGAAGTTCGGAACACGGAATACGGTAATGAAATCTTGAAGCACTTTGCTTTTGATGTCTGCCACGCGGAAGCTAACTGGTCGATGGATGACTTTATTGACTTGCAAATCGAACACATCCGCGAGACGGTCGGCGATAAGCGCGTCCTGCTCGGCTTGTCCGGTGGGGTTGACTCCTCCGTGGTCGGGGTGCTGTTGCACAAGGCTATCGGCACGCAACTGACCAGTATTTTCGTGGATCACGGTCTGCTGCGGAAGGGTGAAGCCCAGCAAGTTATGGATAGCCTGGAAGGCAAGTTCGGCTTGAACATCGTTAAGGTCGACGCGCAGGACCGCTTCTTGAGTAAGCTGGCCGGCGTCACCGAACCCGAAAAGAAACGGAAGATCATCGGTAACGAGTTCATCCAAGTCTTTAACGACGAGGCCCAGAAGCTCGATGGGATCGACTTCCTGGCCCAAGGGACGTTGTACACCGACGTCATCGAAAGTGGGACGGATACGGCGCAAACCATCAAGTCTCACCACAACGTGGGCGGTTTACCGGAAGACATGCACTTCCAGTTGATTGAACCCTTGCGTTCGCTATTCAAGGATGAAGCCCGTGAATTGGGTGAAAAGCTCGGCATGCCGAGTGCCCTCGTGTGGCGTCAGCCATTCCCAGGTCCTGGTTTAGGGATTCGGGTCTTAGGCGAAATCACGCCGGAGAAGCTACAAATCGTCCGCGATAGTGACCTCATCTTGCGTGAAGAAATCAAGAAGGCCGGCCTCGACCGCGATATTTGGCAATACTTTACGGTCTTACCAAACATCAAGAGTGTCGGTGTCATGGGGGATGGCCGGACGTACGACTATGCAGTCGGTATCCGCGCCGTGACTTCCATCGATGGCATGACCGCCGACTTCGCCCGCATTCCGTGGGACGTCTTACAGGCGATTTCCGTGCGGATCGTTAACGAAGTGGATCACGTGAACCGCATACTTTATGATGTGACGAGTAAGCCGCCTTCGACTATTGAATGGGAATAG
- the coaA gene encoding type I pantothenate kinase, translating to MSDPINYNAFTRAQWRAFSDDATLPLTQESLRQIKAFNDRISLQDVQDIYIPLIHLLRLEFDHYQQLQQDKARFLQRQPHRVPFIIGIAGSVAVGKSTTARLLEVLLNHYFQGQRIQLITTDGFLYSNEELKKRNLMARKGFPESYDMAGLIQFLNDVKAGKPLIKAPVYSHKIYDIVPEQFDYIVHPDVLIVEGINTLQLPTNEQIYVSDFTDFSLYVDADPGLIEDWFLERFDLLLNTAFQDPTNYYYPYAIGGHDQAIAKAKQVWHDIDLKNLEEYILPTRNRADMIIHKTFHHRVDRLLLRKY from the coding sequence ATGTCAGATCCCATCAATTACAATGCCTTTACGCGTGCGCAGTGGCGAGCGTTTTCCGATGACGCGACGTTACCGTTGACTCAGGAGAGTTTGCGGCAGATTAAGGCGTTTAATGACCGTATCTCGCTACAAGATGTGCAGGATATTTATATTCCACTAATTCACTTGCTGCGGCTGGAGTTCGACCACTATCAACAACTCCAGCAGGACAAGGCGCGGTTCCTGCAGCGTCAGCCTCACCGGGTGCCCTTTATCATTGGGATTGCGGGGAGTGTGGCCGTGGGCAAGAGTACCACGGCACGGTTGCTTGAAGTTCTCCTGAATCACTATTTTCAGGGACAACGTATCCAACTGATTACGACCGATGGCTTTCTGTATAGTAATGAGGAACTGAAGAAGCGCAATCTCATGGCGCGCAAGGGGTTCCCGGAGAGCTACGATATGGCCGGACTGATTCAATTTTTAAATGACGTCAAGGCTGGTAAACCGCTGATTAAGGCGCCGGTATATTCGCATAAGATTTACGATATTGTGCCGGAACAATTTGATTATATCGTGCACCCCGACGTGCTGATTGTCGAGGGAATTAATACCCTGCAGTTGCCGACCAATGAACAGATTTATGTCAGTGATTTCACGGACTTCTCCCTCTACGTGGACGCAGATCCGGGGCTAATCGAGGATTGGTTCTTGGAGCGCTTCGACTTGCTGCTGAACACGGCCTTTCAGGACCCGACGAACTATTATTATCCGTATGCGATTGGCGGGCATGACCAGGCGATTGCTAAGGCCAAGCAGGTGTGGCACGATATTGATTTGAAGAATCTAGAGGAGTATATCCTGCCTACGCGGAATCGGGCGGATATGATTATTCACAAGACGTTCCATCACCGGGTGGATCGCTTGTTACTGCGGAAATACTAG
- a CDS encoding AAA family ATPase: MPDSIKAHEQKHLDAVVAKIKVAQTESKKRIDSAENDEAGIRKNFVNDLRIKTDSYEGILETALSVRQQQQMLAERQNSWQHATTELSTLKRLEKKAYFARIDFQEGVKAKPETIYIGLGSFSDSPDHFLIYDWRAPISSIYYDGELGNVSYQTPDGEQTVDVQLKRQFQIEDGTIITLYDADQTVTDQMLLSALSEHSDTKMKSIVTTIQKEQNRIIRDTGSDLLFVQGAAGSGKTAAILQRVAYLLYRYRGHLTAGQVMLFSPNQLFNDYIDQVLPELGEHNMVQMTYYQYAGRRLPKIDVETLAQRFGEVNTPAQRRISRLKGSLDFFDAVTGYADHLESIDMVFRNIKFNGKVFIPKEKIQEIYYSFNRNYHLANRLQATKEALIRILNRRISSEMRTKWVEEKIQDLDREQLNALYGDDPREFESADKEFQFLARKVVMQAFSPIRKAIVRARFLSINNQYVHMLRDMPNRLDLQDYHITVADWQASVEETIDKLRDHTMQLVDTTPYLYLYDKMTGKTGERDMRYVFLDEIQDYNAFQLAFLKYSFPRARFTMLGDLNQAIFTKENSRTLLQELSTMFDPDKTKVVQLTQSYRSTQQVTDFTKHILKNGEAVTAFDREGELPTLTVAPDEQAALQRVIAQVKQNNAEDETTAIIGKDLADCRALTEQLRAQDVAVTLIQSENQRLAPGVIVVPSFLAKGLEFDAVIVWHASASRYGADDERQLLYTICSRAMHRLSLVAVGEMSPLLSDVPTDEYEVLR, encoded by the coding sequence TTGCCAGATTCAATTAAGGCTCATGAACAAAAACATTTAGATGCGGTGGTCGCGAAGATTAAGGTCGCACAAACCGAATCCAAGAAGCGGATCGATTCTGCCGAAAATGACGAGGCGGGCATTCGCAAGAACTTTGTCAATGACTTACGAATCAAGACAGACAGTTACGAAGGCATCCTGGAAACGGCGCTCTCCGTGCGGCAGCAACAACAGATGTTGGCTGAACGGCAGAATAGCTGGCAACACGCCACGACCGAGTTGAGCACCTTGAAACGCTTGGAGAAGAAGGCGTACTTTGCCCGGATCGATTTTCAGGAAGGCGTTAAGGCGAAGCCCGAGACCATTTATATCGGTCTGGGATCGTTCTCCGATTCACCCGATCATTTTCTCATCTACGATTGGCGGGCGCCCATCTCGAGCATCTATTACGATGGTGAGCTGGGAAATGTCAGCTATCAGACGCCAGATGGGGAACAGACCGTCGACGTTCAATTAAAGCGGCAATTTCAGATCGAGGATGGCACGATCATCACCCTGTACGATGCCGATCAGACGGTGACCGACCAGATGTTGTTGTCGGCGCTGAGTGAACACTCCGATACCAAGATGAAGAGTATCGTGACGACCATCCAAAAGGAACAGAACCGGATTATCCGAGACACCGGGTCCGACTTGCTGTTCGTGCAGGGAGCCGCGGGGTCCGGGAAGACGGCGGCTATCTTACAACGGGTAGCCTACTTGCTATACCGGTACCGGGGGCATTTGACGGCCGGACAGGTCATGCTGTTCTCGCCCAACCAGTTGTTCAACGACTATATCGACCAGGTCTTGCCCGAACTGGGTGAGCACAACATGGTCCAGATGACCTACTACCAGTACGCGGGCCGCCGGCTACCGAAGATTGACGTGGAGACGTTGGCGCAACGCTTCGGCGAGGTCAATACGCCAGCCCAGCGCCGAATCAGCCGGTTGAAGGGGAGCCTCGACTTCTTCGACGCCGTGACTGGATACGCCGATCACCTGGAAAGTATCGATATGGTCTTTCGCAATATTAAATTTAACGGGAAAGTCTTTATCCCGAAAGAAAAGATTCAAGAGATTTACTACAGCTTCAACCGCAACTACCACTTGGCCAACCGCTTGCAGGCGACCAAGGAAGCCCTGATTCGGATTCTGAATCGCCGGATCTCTAGTGAAATGCGGACAAAATGGGTCGAAGAAAAAATTCAGGACCTCGACCGTGAACAGTTGAATGCGTTGTACGGGGACGATCCGCGAGAATTTGAATCCGCCGACAAGGAATTCCAGTTCTTGGCGCGGAAGGTGGTCATGCAGGCCTTTAGCCCGATTCGTAAGGCGATCGTGCGGGCGCGGTTCCTGAGCATTAACAATCAGTACGTGCACATGCTGCGGGACATGCCGAACCGCCTCGATCTGCAGGATTATCACATCACCGTGGCCGATTGGCAGGCGAGTGTGGAGGAGACCATCGACAAGCTCAGAGATCATACCATGCAGCTGGTCGATACCACGCCGTACCTGTACCTCTACGACAAGATGACCGGTAAGACCGGTGAACGGGACATGCGTTACGTCTTCTTGGATGAAATTCAGGACTACAACGCCTTCCAACTGGCCTTTCTGAAGTACAGTTTCCCACGAGCACGGTTCACGATGCTCGGGGACCTGAATCAGGCCATTTTCACCAAGGAAAATAGCCGCACGCTGCTACAGGAGCTCAGTACGATGTTTGATCCGGATAAGACCAAGGTCGTTCAGCTGACGCAGTCGTACCGGTCCACGCAACAGGTCACCGACTTCACCAAGCATATTTTGAAAAACGGTGAGGCGGTCACGGCCTTTGATCGGGAAGGCGAACTGCCGACGCTCACGGTGGCACCGGATGAGCAGGCAGCCCTGCAACGCGTCATCGCGCAGGTCAAGCAGAACAATGCCGAGGACGAGACGACTGCGATCATTGGTAAGGACTTGGCAGATTGCCGAGCACTGACCGAGCAATTGCGGGCGCAGGACGTCGCGGTCACGTTGATCCAGTCGGAAAATCAACGGCTGGCACCCGGCGTGATCGTAGTGCCATCGTTCTTAGCCAAAGGGTTGGAGTTCGATGCCGTCATCGTTTGGCACGCTTCAGCTAGTCGCTACGGGGCGGATGATGAGCGGCAATTGCTCTACACCATCTGTTCGCGGGCGATGCACCGGCTGAGTCTGGTGGCGGTTGGCGAGATGTCACCGCTGCTGAGCGATGTGCCGACCGATGAGTATGAGGTGTTGCGTTAA
- a CDS encoding cation:proton antiporter, with amino-acid sequence MDQVSLLIILTAALVTPLVMAKFKLTVLPTAVVEILVGIMLGPSLFNVVHTNATLTLLSNTGVIFLMFLSGMEIDFSLFNRRKQPQTPLAAKAAGNAPKYSPVFIAVSSYVAIAASALLLGFICQWTGLFKDPWLAAIIFMTISLGIVIATLKEKELLSKPFGQTVLLIAALGEIVPLFALTIYASIFGKGGKSLWLLLLVFLAAGILFRRFKPFFTFFERINKSTTQLDIRLAFFLIFSMVVIAESVGAEGILGAFVAGIVMKLLQPQEDTRTRLDGIGYGFFIPMFFMMSGVDLNLRTLLADSATLLLIPAFLVAYLLAKAAVYFILRLRFKRGNAFAGMAITSATITMVLAVLQVAKTMNVVTSQQSGAFLLAAILTCVLGPLLFNTGYSAEAEDLKKSTVHFIGTNLLTVPVAQQLADSWYDISMYTDKPANYKTYNSEVNVSLLDSLDTDYVTNQDVFDADIVVLGHFNANKNYELAKAAKAYGVKRVIVRFEDRNVLDEREDELTDLGIEVYNTPNVNIAMLRSLIEAPTTLRLMTASTSAVYEVALRNRRYTDQQIRNLDFVGDVTISQIFRNGHFVRPTGSTLLKFNDRIIFTSTPEKAREIRRELGILN; translated from the coding sequence ATGGATCAAGTTTCTCTATTAATTATCTTAACTGCCGCATTGGTGACGCCGCTCGTGATGGCGAAATTCAAGCTCACCGTCCTGCCGACCGCTGTCGTGGAAATCCTGGTCGGTATCATGCTGGGGCCCAGTCTCTTCAACGTGGTACACACCAACGCCACGTTGACTCTGCTCTCCAACACCGGGGTTATTTTTCTGATGTTTCTCAGTGGGATGGAGATTGACTTCAGTCTCTTCAATCGCCGCAAACAACCGCAGACACCACTAGCCGCCAAGGCCGCCGGCAACGCGCCCAAGTATTCGCCGGTCTTTATCGCGGTTAGTAGCTATGTGGCCATCGCCGCTAGCGCGCTACTACTGGGCTTTATCTGCCAGTGGACCGGTCTATTCAAGGACCCGTGGCTAGCTGCCATCATCTTCATGACCATTTCGCTGGGCATCGTCATCGCGACGCTCAAGGAAAAGGAACTCCTGAGTAAGCCCTTTGGTCAAACGGTGCTCCTAATTGCTGCTCTGGGGGAAATCGTGCCTCTCTTCGCCCTGACCATCTACGCCTCCATCTTCGGCAAGGGTGGCAAATCTCTATGGCTATTATTGTTGGTCTTCCTGGCGGCCGGGATTCTCTTCCGCCGGTTCAAACCGTTCTTCACCTTCTTCGAACGCATCAACAAGTCCACCACGCAATTGGACATTCGGCTCGCCTTCTTTCTGATCTTTAGCATGGTGGTCATCGCCGAATCCGTGGGCGCCGAAGGAATCCTCGGTGCATTCGTGGCCGGGATTGTGATGAAGCTTCTCCAACCCCAAGAGGACACGCGCACGCGACTAGACGGAATCGGCTACGGTTTCTTCATCCCGATGTTCTTCATGATGAGTGGAGTCGACTTAAACTTACGGACATTACTAGCCGATTCGGCGACGTTACTGCTGATTCCCGCCTTTCTGGTGGCTTACCTGCTGGCCAAGGCCGCGGTCTACTTCATCCTGCGGCTCCGTTTCAAGCGTGGCAATGCCTTCGCCGGTATGGCGATTACGTCCGCCACGATTACCATGGTTCTGGCCGTCTTGCAGGTCGCGAAGACCATGAATGTGGTCACTAGTCAACAGTCCGGCGCCTTCCTGCTGGCCGCCATTCTGACCTGCGTGCTGGGCCCGTTGCTGTTCAACACGGGCTACTCCGCCGAGGCCGAGGATCTGAAGAAATCCACGGTCCACTTCATCGGTACCAATTTACTCACGGTTCCCGTGGCTCAGCAGTTGGCCGATAGCTGGTATGACATCAGCATGTACACCGACAAGCCCGCGAACTACAAGACTTACAACTCCGAAGTCAACGTTTCTCTACTGGACTCACTGGACACCGACTACGTGACCAATCAGGACGTCTTCGATGCTGACATCGTGGTACTGGGGCACTTCAACGCCAACAAGAACTACGAGCTGGCCAAGGCGGCCAAGGCTTACGGGGTCAAACGCGTGATTGTCCGCTTCGAGGACCGCAACGTGCTGGACGAACGTGAAGACGAGCTGACCGACCTGGGTATCGAAGTCTACAACACGCCCAACGTCAACATCGCCATGTTGCGTAGCCTAATCGAAGCGCCAACCACACTCCGGCTGATGACGGCTTCAACCTCCGCCGTGTACGAAGTTGCCCTGCGCAACCGGCGCTACACCGACCAGCAGATTCGTAACCTGGACTTTGTGGGGGACGTCACCATCAGTCAAATCTTCCGCAACGGCCACTTTGTGCGGCCCACTGGGAGCACGCTGTTAAAATTCAACGACCGGATCATCTTTACCAGTACGCCAGAAAAAGCTCGTGAAATTCGGCGCGAACTAGGCATTCTGAACTAA